One genomic region from Campylobacter concisus encodes:
- a CDS encoding F0F1 ATP synthase subunit C encodes MKKIVFLILGLAAFAFGADGEMIRSYSVIAGGIGLGLAALGGAIGMGNTAAATISGTARNPGVGSKLMTTMFIALAMIEAQVIYALVITLIVLYANPMLG; translated from the coding sequence ATGAAAAAGATCGTGTTTTTAATTCTTGGTCTTGCTGCATTTGCATTTGGCGCTGATGGCGAGATGATTAGATCATATTCAGTTATCGCTGGTGGTATTGGCCTTGGCCTTGCAGCCCTTGGTGGCGCTATTGGTATGGGCAATACAGCTGCTGCAACAATTAGCGGAACAGCTAGAAACCCAGGTGTTGGTAGCAAACTTATGACTACAATGTTTATCGCTCTTGCGATGATCGAAGCACAAGTTATCTATGCACTTGTTATTACGCTTATCGTTCTTTACGCAAACCCAATGCTTGGCTAA
- a CDS encoding TRAP transporter small permease subunit codes for MQKVEKFFDKVGDIVGYICMFIMALMIIDVFFNVVARYFFSYGNVAFQELEWHFFAVIFLLGMSYALKEDAHVRVDIFYAKFSPKNKALVNMIGTVIFVIPFALLVSNLSFEFVSDAYTSAEASADPGGLTHRWIIKALIPFSFYLLVFFATGFFIRNFNLYKKAKKGE; via the coding sequence ATGCAAAAAGTTGAGAAATTTTTTGATAAGGTCGGTGATATAGTCGGCTATATTTGCATGTTTATTATGGCTTTGATGATAATAGATGTTTTTTTTAACGTTGTGGCAAGATATTTTTTCTCTTATGGAAACGTTGCATTTCAGGAGCTTGAGTGGCATTTTTTTGCTGTGATATTTTTGCTTGGCATGAGCTATGCATTAAAAGAAGATGCGCACGTTAGAGTTGATATCTTTTATGCTAAATTTTCACCAAAAAATAAAGCTCTTGTAAATATGATAGGAACTGTTATTTTTGTAATACCATTTGCACTTTTAGTTTCAAATTTATCATTTGAATTTGTGAGTGACGCTTATACTTCAGCTGAAGCTAGTGCAGATCCAGGTGGTCTTACTCACAGATGGATCATAAAAGCACTTATTCCTTTTTCTTTTTATCTGCTTGTATTTTTTGCGACTGGCTTTTTTATAAGAAATTTTAATCTTTACAAAAAAGCTAAAAAGGGGGAATAA
- a CDS encoding sodium-dependent transporter, with protein sequence MAKEQFSKIGYVLAVAGSAVGLGNAWKFPYMVGENGGSAFVILYLLITFLVGIPIFMAELSIGKLSESDSVNAFRKLADKNKNLWQLVGILAMVTAAIISSYYIVIIGWVFKYFTLSFAGLPNDIESSKVIFNELLTHGLGEQTLYFVIAFVACFFILSKGVKSGIEKLNVWMMPSLFIMVLIMLIFSMTMNGFTKSAEFLLVPDFSKISFNSLLLALGLAFWTLSLGMAAIITYSASLSDDTNLATSTLSIVFINIVLAIMMGLVIFTFIFEFGAEPSQGPGLVFISLPTLFAKLGVIGQILAVAFFAALIFAGITSAISIVEPFVFFLIREYGISRIKALSIVGVGVFVLGFLCLLSNIENVGDKFMLFGKNFFDFLDFTASNVLLPISGIGGAIFVGYFMKREALYVLFSPYMNDFVFSAWYFLLRYVAPVCVFIIMINKLFF encoded by the coding sequence ATGGCAAAAGAACAGTTTTCTAAAATAGGTTATGTTTTAGCAGTTGCAGGGTCAGCTGTTGGACTTGGCAATGCGTGGAAATTTCCATATATGGTCGGTGAAAATGGCGGATCAGCATTTGTTATTTTATATCTTTTGATAACGTTTTTAGTTGGCATACCTATCTTTATGGCAGAGCTAAGTATCGGCAAGCTTAGCGAAAGCGATAGTGTAAATGCCTTTAGAAAGTTGGCGGATAAAAATAAAAATTTATGGCAACTAGTTGGAATTTTAGCTATGGTAACCGCAGCTATAATCTCATCTTACTACATTGTGATCATCGGCTGGGTCTTTAAGTATTTCACACTATCTTTTGCCGGTCTTCCAAACGATATAGAAAGTTCAAAAGTAATATTTAACGAGCTTCTTACGCATGGTCTTGGCGAGCAGACGCTTTATTTTGTTATAGCATTTGTAGCTTGCTTTTTTATCCTTTCAAAAGGAGTGAAAAGTGGCATTGAAAAGCTAAATGTTTGGATGATGCCAAGCCTATTTATCATGGTTTTAATCATGCTTATCTTTTCTATGACAATGAATGGCTTTACAAAATCTGCTGAGTTTTTACTTGTTCCTGATTTTAGTAAAATTTCATTTAACTCACTCTTGCTTGCTCTTGGGCTTGCTTTTTGGACACTATCTCTTGGTATGGCAGCGATCATTACATATTCAGCTAGCCTAAGCGATGATACAAATTTAGCCACCTCTACGCTAAGTATCGTCTTTATAAATATCGTCTTAGCCATCATGATGGGTCTTGTTATCTTTACATTTATATTTGAATTTGGTGCCGAGCCGTCTCAAGGACCAGGACTTGTCTTTATCTCGCTTCCAACGCTCTTTGCTAAGCTTGGCGTGATAGGTCAAATTTTAGCTGTAGCATTTTTTGCTGCACTTATCTTTGCTGGTATTACTTCAGCTATCTCTATTGTAGAGCCGTTTGTATTTTTCTTGATCAGAGAGTATGGCATTAGCAGGATAAAAGCTCTTAGTATAGTTGGAGTTGGTGTTTTTGTTTTAGGATTTTTATGTCTTTTATCAAATATAGAAAATGTTGGCGACAAATTTATGCTCTTTGGTAAAAATTTCTTTGATTTTCTTGACTTTACCGCTTCAAATGTTCTGCTTCCAATTAGTGGTATTGGTGGAGCGATATTTGTTGGATATTTTATGAAAAGAGAAGCACTTTATGTGCTATTTAGTCCATATATGAACGACTTTGTATTTAGTGCATGGTATTTTTTATTAAGATATGTGGCGCCAGTTTGCGTATTTATCATCATGATAAATAAATTGTTTTTTTAA
- a CDS encoding sodium-dependent transporter, with protein sequence MMDRFSKVGFVLSIIGAAIGLGNAWKFPYMVGSNGGSAFILIYLFFAFVVGLSIFFAEMAMGKISRLDTVGAFKSLATKGANSWKFAGVVMVTGIFIASFYTLIIGWVLKYVILSLGELPKDMASSEALFVNFTSKGIEEQILYFSIAFFAYFFILTKGIKSGIERINVYLIPALFILLLLMLGYSFGMNGFDEAAKFLLVPDFSKIDQGAILNALGLAFFTMCIGIGCILTYSSSLGNDTNLFTSSLYVVFANIIISVIIGLIVFTFTYEFGSEPSKGAGLAFISLPTLFAKLGLLGNFLAFAFFTSLFFAGITSVISLVEPFIFFLNKSLGFIRNRSIIIVGAVVYVLGILCALSGIGDFKEALTFFGKSFFDLLDYLSSNIMLPLGGIIFAIFVGYFMKFELLKELFLPYMGEIVFKIWYFLIRFVAPVLVFVVLVREIA encoded by the coding sequence ATGATGGATAGATTTAGTAAAGTTGGTTTTGTTCTTTCTATCATTGGAGCGGCTATTGGCCTTGGTAATGCATGGAAATTTCCATATATGGTCGGTAGTAATGGCGGTTCAGCATTTATTCTTATATATCTATTTTTTGCTTTTGTTGTTGGGCTTAGCATATTTTTTGCTGAGATGGCAATGGGAAAAATTTCACGCCTTGATACGGTTGGGGCATTTAAAAGTCTAGCTACAAAGGGGGCAAATTCTTGGAAATTTGCTGGTGTTGTGATGGTGACCGGGATATTCATCGCATCTTTTTATACGCTCATTATCGGCTGGGTTTTAAAATACGTTATCTTAAGTCTTGGTGAGCTTCCAAAAGATATGGCAAGCTCAGAAGCGCTTTTTGTAAATTTTACTTCAAAGGGAATAGAGGAGCAAATTTTATATTTTAGCATCGCTTTTTTTGCATACTTTTTTATACTTACAAAAGGTATAAAAAGTGGAATAGAACGTATAAATGTATATCTTATTCCAGCACTTTTTATTTTGCTTTTGCTTATGCTTGGCTACTCTTTTGGCATGAATGGATTTGATGAGGCGGCTAAATTTTTACTAGTACCAGACTTTTCAAAGATAGATCAAGGCGCTATCTTAAATGCTCTTGGGTTAGCTTTTTTTACGATGTGTATTGGCATTGGCTGCATTTTAACCTACTCATCAAGCCTAGGCAATGATACAAATTTGTTCACTTCATCGCTTTATGTGGTCTTTGCAAATATAATCATTAGCGTAATTATAGGACTTATAGTTTTTACATTCACCTATGAATTTGGCTCAGAGCCATCAAAGGGTGCAGGGTTAGCATTTATCTCGCTTCCAACGCTTTTTGCAAAGCTTGGTTTGCTTGGAAATTTCTTAGCTTTTGCATTTTTTACATCTTTATTTTTTGCTGGTATAACATCGGTCATTTCGCTAGTTGAGCCATTTATATTTTTCTTAAATAAAAGCTTGGGATTTATTAGAAATAGATCAATTATTATTGTCGGTGCCGTAGTTTATGTTTTAGGGATTTTATGTGCATTAAGCGGTATTGGCGATTTTAAAGAAGCACTTACATTTTTTGGCAAGAGCTTTTTTGATTTGCTTGATTATCTTAGCTCAAACATTATGCTCCCACTTGGTGGCATTATATTTGCCATTTTTGTTGGGTACTTTATGAAATTTGAGCTTTTAAAAGAACTATTTTTGCCTTATATGGGTGAGATTGTTTTTAAAATTTGGTATTTTTTAATAAGGTTTGTGGCACCAGTTCTAGTTTTTGTGGTGTTAGTAAGGGAGATTGCATAA
- a CDS encoding VIT1/CCC1 transporter family protein: MLDKKRALKQLQNEADDTAIYTLLEASEKNEENKKILRKLITEEKRHYAFCQKITGESRTANLFKVIFYTILVKIFGTSFTLKFMESREEDAEQFYLGIVDEYPEARDIYEEEVNHENNLISMLKDMKLVNAGGIVLGMNDALVELTGTLSGIALAFSNTKSVGATGLIMGIAAALSMAGSAYLESKENPSDEIKPLTYSLYTGGSYIITTAFLILPFFIFSSGLYAVLSMFFFAFIAIITYNFYISVAKELKFLPRVIEMCVITFGVAIISFGIGFLVKHYFGLDI; the protein is encoded by the coding sequence ATGCTAGATAAAAAACGTGCTTTAAAACAGCTACAAAATGAAGCAGATGATACCGCTATCTATACGTTACTTGAAGCTAGTGAAAAAAATGAAGAAAATAAAAAAATACTTCGTAAATTAATCACTGAAGAAAAACGACACTATGCTTTTTGCCAAAAGATAACAGGTGAGAGTAGAACTGCAAATTTATTCAAAGTTATCTTCTATACGATACTCGTTAAAATTTTTGGTACATCTTTTACTTTAAAATTTATGGAGTCACGCGAAGAAGACGCAGAGCAATTTTATCTTGGTATTGTTGATGAGTATCCTGAAGCTAGAGATATTTATGAAGAAGAAGTAAATCATGAAAACAATTTAATCTCTATGTTAAAAGATATGAAACTAGTCAATGCCGGTGGCATTGTTCTTGGTATGAATGACGCATTAGTTGAGTTAACTGGCACACTAAGTGGTATCGCTCTAGCTTTTTCAAATACAAAATCAGTTGGCGCAACAGGCCTTATCATGGGTATTGCAGCTGCTCTTTCCATGGCTGGCTCAGCATATCTTGAGTCAAAAGAAAATCCAAGTGACGAGATCAAACCGCTTACCTATTCGCTCTACACAGGTGGTTCATACATCATAACAACGGCGTTTTTGATACTTCCATTTTTCATCTTTTCAAGTGGTCTTTACGCTGTCTTATCGATGTTTTTCTTTGCCTTTATTGCCATTATCACTTACAACTTTTACATAAGCGTGGCAAAAGAGCTTAAATTTTTGCCAAGAGTGATTGAAATGTGTGTGATAACTTTTGGTGTTGCGATCATTTCATTTGGCATTGGCTTTTTAGTTAAGCACTATTTTGGCCTAGATATTTAA
- a CDS encoding sodium-dependent transporter: MINEKFSKIGFVLAMAGSAVGLGNAWKFPTMVGNNGGSAFIVLYLLLTFAIAFVAFLAELSIGKLGESDVVSSIYKLAPKHKKIWSLSGFFMIGAILIASFYMVVIGWILKYIYLSFSPLLADTKEAAAQFNTLLANDLTSAVLCFSLVFLMVFFAVSKGVKSGIEKLNIWMMPGLFILLVCILFYAISMGDGFVKAAKFLFVPNFSAITPDVVLQALGLAFFSLSMGVGVIPTYAANLPEQTNLIKSTLSIIFINILIGIMMGLVVFTFIFAYGADSTASGPGLIFISLVTLFAKLGIVGNIMAIAFFVSLLFAGVTSAVSMIEPFAYYLVRKFEISRKMALIYIGIFVYILGLFCIFSYYSDTASTFSIFGKPVFDALDFLTSNIMMPIGAIIFSFFVGYKLKKESLYLLFGEFMGKVFFEIWYFTLRYIVPIAICAIMIYQIAGK; this comes from the coding sequence ATGATAAATGAAAAATTTTCAAAAATAGGCTTTGTTCTTGCGATGGCAGGATCGGCTGTTGGACTTGGTAATGCATGGAAATTTCCAACAATGGTGGGAAACAACGGTGGTTCAGCGTTTATAGTTTTATATTTGCTTCTTACGTTTGCTATCGCTTTTGTGGCGTTTTTAGCAGAGCTTAGCATTGGTAAGCTTGGTGAGAGTGACGTTGTAAGCTCTATTTATAAACTTGCTCCAAAACATAAAAAAATATGGTCCCTTTCAGGCTTTTTTATGATAGGAGCGATACTTATTGCTTCATTTTATATGGTTGTCATTGGCTGGATATTAAAGTATATCTATCTTAGTTTTTCGCCACTTTTGGCTGATACTAAAGAAGCAGCAGCGCAGTTTAATACACTTTTGGCAAATGATCTAACCAGTGCCGTGCTTTGCTTTAGTCTAGTCTTTTTAATGGTATTTTTTGCTGTTTCAAAAGGTGTGAAAAGTGGTATTGAAAAGCTAAATATCTGGATGATGCCGGGTCTTTTTATACTGCTTGTTTGTATACTTTTTTATGCAATTAGTATGGGTGATGGTTTTGTTAAGGCGGCTAAATTTTTATTTGTACCAAATTTTAGCGCGATCACGCCAGATGTTGTTTTGCAAGCTCTTGGACTTGCGTTTTTCTCGCTATCTATGGGTGTTGGCGTCATACCGACATACGCTGCAAATTTACCGGAGCAGACAAATCTTATAAAATCAACGCTTTCTATCATCTTTATAAACATATTAATAGGCATTATGATGGGGCTTGTGGTCTTTACATTTATATTTGCTTATGGGGCTGATAGTACGGCAAGTGGACCAGGGCTTATTTTTATCTCACTTGTTACGCTTTTTGCAAAGCTTGGGATAGTTGGCAATATTATGGCTATCGCATTTTTTGTTTCGCTTTTATTTGCTGGTGTTACAAGTGCTGTTTCGATGATAGAACCATTTGCTTACTATTTGGTTAGAAAATTTGAAATTTCACGTAAAATGGCTCTTATTTATATTGGAATTTTTGTCTATATTTTAGGCCTTTTTTGTATTTTTTCATACTATTCTGATACGGCTAGCACATTTAGTATATTTGGCAAGCCAGTATTTGACGCACTTGATTTTCTTACTTCAAATATAATGATGCCAATAGGTGCCATAATTTTTAGTTTTTTTGTTGGCTATAAACTTAAAAAAGAGAGCTTATATCTACTCTTTGGTGAATTTATGGGAAAAGTATTTTTTGAAATTTGGTACTTTACTCTAAGATATATAGTGCCAATTGCAATTTGCGCCATCATGATCTATCAAATAGCAGGTAAATGA